The following are encoded in a window of Pseudofrancisella aestuarii genomic DNA:
- a CDS encoding DNA topoisomerase IB, whose amino-acid sequence MSRYNKRIAKKANLEYIEKFKSGYKRVRKGSGFAFYCEKKKLITSDSIKNKIKDLTIPPAWENVWVCKKSNGHIQATGYDEQGRKQYIYHPKWVALQHALKYEHLLLFSQVLPRIRSRVDYDLKRKRLCKKKVIAASIRLLDKSHIRVGNIQYQIKNKSRGLTTLSKKNVDIDDISIYLHFKGKSKVDHKIRFTDARLAEVLQECQGLEGQFLFSYYSNTNVLTNITSTNINRYLRRVARSYISAKDYRTWWANVSFIDYIRQNEKENEGKLLKQAIEYAAKELGNTPNICKESYLHPSILEAYEQGLLPEWIREEEKKYVKTSNYMYKSEQLFTQILIRLG is encoded by the coding sequence ATGAGTCGCTATAATAAAAGGATAGCTAAGAAAGCAAATCTAGAATACATTGAAAAGTTTAAATCAGGTTATAAACGAGTACGTAAGGGAAGTGGCTTTGCTTTTTATTGTGAAAAAAAGAAGCTGATAACTAGTGATTCAATAAAAAATAAAATAAAAGATCTCACTATCCCGCCAGCTTGGGAAAACGTTTGGGTATGTAAAAAATCTAACGGTCATATTCAAGCTACTGGCTATGATGAACAAGGACGAAAACAGTATATTTATCATCCCAAGTGGGTAGCATTACAGCATGCTCTTAAATATGAACATTTATTACTTTTCTCTCAAGTTTTGCCTCGCATTAGGTCTAGAGTAGATTATGATCTCAAACGAAAAAGACTTTGTAAAAAAAAGGTAATTGCAGCATCAATAAGATTATTAGATAAATCTCATATAAGAGTTGGAAATATCCAATATCAAATAAAAAATAAAAGCCGAGGACTTACTACACTTAGTAAAAAAAATGTAGATATAGATGATATATCTATATATTTACATTTCAAAGGTAAGAGTAAGGTTGATCATAAAATAAGATTTACAGATGCTAGGTTAGCAGAAGTTTTACAAGAGTGTCAGGGTTTGGAAGGACAGTTTCTATTTAGCTACTATAGCAATACAAATGTGCTCACTAACATAACATCTACAAATATTAATCGTTACTTAAGAAGAGTTGCTAGAAGCTATATTAGTGCTAAAGACTATAGAACATGGTGGGCCAATGTTTCTTTTATTGATTACATACGTCAAAATGAAAAAGAGAATGAAGGTAAACTACTTAAACAAGCTATAGAATATGCAGCTAAGGAACTAGGGAATACTCCAAACATTTGTAAAGAAAGTTACCTACATCCATCAATTTTAGAAGCATATGAACAAGGACTTTTGCCTGAGTGGATTAGAGAAGAAGAAAAAAAATACGTAAAAACCTCAAACTACATGTATAAATCAGAACAGCTTTTTACTCAAATTTTAATTAGATTAGGCTAA
- the gltS gene encoding sodium/glutamate symporter — MIEYNLNVMGTFFAAAIVLGVGRIVYNHVYFLRKFFIPIPVIGGIIISIILSILESNHIIRFITDGDVQRLLMVTFFATVGFSSSLKLLIRGGKLLFVFVLCTAVLVILQNILSISIAIGFNLSPLFGLANGSIPLVGGHGTSAAFSGVLEQFGLEHAATITTAAATFGLVCGGLLGGPIGHFIMKRHNLKPRVSEAELNSMKIETDEDSKLPISEHGLFRAIILLTVVITLGELVTYVFRYIGLIMPDYIGAMLIAAVARNISDFSKKLTIEHNEILTIGNISLSLFLAIVLMNIHFQALINMALSMCVILFAQVILMALFSYYITFKALGKDYDAAVLAIGQCGFGLGATPTAMANMKAFTSKNFPSPVAFFVTPLVGSLFIDFFNAATITTFLNFFK; from the coding sequence ATGATTGAATATAATCTTAATGTTATGGGTACATTTTTTGCAGCAGCTATAGTTTTAGGTGTTGGGAGAATTGTATATAATCACGTATATTTCTTAAGGAAATTTTTCATTCCTATTCCTGTAATAGGCGGGATTATTATATCAATTATTCTTAGCATATTAGAATCAAATCATATAATTAGATTTATAACAGATGGAGATGTCCAGCGCTTATTGATGGTTACATTCTTTGCAACAGTTGGATTTTCTTCAAGCCTTAAACTTCTCATACGAGGTGGAAAGCTTCTTTTTGTATTTGTTTTATGTACAGCTGTATTAGTTATATTGCAGAATATCTTAAGTATCTCTATCGCGATAGGATTTAACTTAAGCCCTCTTTTTGGTCTGGCTAACGGTTCTATACCTCTAGTAGGGGGACATGGAACATCAGCAGCATTCTCTGGAGTGCTTGAGCAGTTTGGCTTAGAACATGCAGCAACAATCACTACTGCGGCTGCAACCTTTGGTCTAGTGTGTGGGGGCTTGCTTGGAGGACCTATTGGCCACTTTATTATGAAAAGACATAATCTAAAGCCCAGAGTTTCAGAAGCAGAGCTTAACTCTATGAAAATAGAAACTGATGAAGATTCTAAATTACCTATTTCAGAGCATGGATTATTTAGGGCTATCATTCTTTTAACAGTAGTAATAACTTTAGGCGAGTTAGTGACATATGTTTTTAGATATATAGGACTTATCATGCCGGACTATATAGGTGCTATGCTTATAGCTGCGGTAGCTAGGAATATTTCTGATTTTTCTAAAAAATTGACTATTGAGCATAATGAGATACTAACTATTGGTAATATTTCACTTAGCTTATTTTTAGCAATAGTCTTAATGAATATACATTTTCAAGCTCTTATTAATATGGCTTTATCTATGTGTGTAATTCTTTTTGCACAAGTAATTCTTATGGCACTATTTTCATATTACATAACATTCAAAGCATTAGGTAAGGATTATGATGCTGCAGTTTTAGCAATAGGGCAGTGTGGTTTTGGGTTGGGGGCAACTCCTACAGCAATGGCAAATATGAAGGCTTTTACTTCTAAAAACTTCCCATCACCTGTAGCATTTTTTGTCACGCCATTAGTAGGTTCTTTATTTATTGATTTTTTTAATGCTGCAACTATTACAACATTCTTAAATTTCTTTAAATAG